A stretch of the Musa acuminata AAA Group cultivar baxijiao chromosome BXJ2-7, Cavendish_Baxijiao_AAA, whole genome shotgun sequence genome encodes the following:
- the LOC135617095 gene encoding non-functional NADPH-dependent codeinone reductase 2-like has translation MGVIPEVTLSSGHAMPLVGLGTASYPPATPEAFRTVMMDAIALGYRHFDTASLYGTEERLGEAVADAIGQGLVKREELFITSKLWCTDAHADRVVAALRQSLGTLKLEYLDLYLVHWPISMKPSDTKFPINKDDFLPIDLKAVWEAMEECQRAGLTKSIGVSNFSCKKLERLLSTASIPPAVNQVEMNPIWQQNKLLDYAKNKGIKLCAYSPLGSTGTPWGTNEVMECDVLKQIALTKGKSVPQVSLKWLHQQGVGVIVKSFRKERLKENIDIFDWELTAEELQKISQIPQSRGPAGDGFVSANGPYKSLEELWDGEI, from the exons ATGGGAGTGATACCGGAAGTGACGTTGAGCTCCGGCCACGCCATGCCACTCGTGGGCCTTGGCACGGCCTCGTACCCGCCGGCGACTCCCGAAGCCTTCCGCACGGTGATGATGGACGCCATCGCCCTCGGCTACCGCCACTTCGACACCGCGTCGCTGTACGGGACGGAGGAACGCCTGGGCGAAGCGGTGGCCGACGCCATCGGGCAGGGCCTGGTCAAGCGAGAGGAGCTCTTCATCACGTCCAAGCTGTGGTGCACCGATGCCCACGCCGACCGCGTCGTCGCCGCCCTTCGACAGTCCCTTGG CACTCTTAAACTAGAATATCTGGATCTGTATCTGGTGCATTGGCCCATAAGTATGAAGCCAAGTGATACAAAGTTCCCGATCAACAAAGATGACTTCCTTCCCATTGATCTGAAGGCGGTTTGGGAAGCCATGGAGGAGTGTCAGAGGGCAGGCCTCACGAAGTCGATTGGAGTGAGCAATTTCAGCTGTAAGAAGCTGGAACGACTTCTCTCTACTGCTTCGATCCCTCCGGCCGTCAATCAG GTGGAAATGAATCCCATTTGGCAACAGAACAAACTGTTGGACTATGCGAAGAACAAAGGTATCAAGCTTTGCGCATACTCTCCGTTGGGTTCGACTGGGACTCCATGGGGGACCAACGAAGTCATGGAATGTGATGTTCTCAAACAGATTGCACTGACCAAAGGGAAGTCCGTACCTCAG GTCTCGCTGAAGTGGCTACACCAACAAGGGGTGGGCGTGATTGTTAAAAGCTTCCGAAAGGAGAGGTTGAAGGAAAACATCGACATATTTGACTGGGAATTAACAGCCGAAGAGTTGCAGAAGATTAGCCAAATTCCACAATCCAGAGGCCCTGCAGGAGACGGTTTTGTCTCTGCCAATGGCCCTTACAAGTCACTGGAAGAGTTATGGGATGGCGAGATATAA
- the LOC135616107 gene encoding probable xyloglucan endotransglucosylase/hydrolase protein 28 codes for MMGSLVLFFFGFSLLFFLCFANAVTTVIDSLPTLSFEEGYTQLFGDGNLMLLRDGKRVHLSLDERTGAGFASQDLYLHGFFSASIKLPSDYTAGVVVAFYMSNGDAFEKTHDELDFEFLGNVRGREWRVQTNVYGNGSTAVGREERCDLWFDPTEDFHHYSILWNHDRIIFYVDGTPIREIVRTEAAGGVFPAKPMSLYATIWDGSNWATSGGRYKVKYKYAPYVAEFSELVLHGCAVDPIDHSSPCERPENARYDTLTMSSDQRARMTSFRRNHMQYLYCYDRDRYPTPPPECSIDESSKERQSYGLDGVRLGDRRRRHRRNQGERGRVVEADAFV; via the exons aTGATGGGTTCTTtggttctcttcttctttggtttttcTCTTCTGTTCTTCCTCTGCTTCGCCAATGCGGTCACTACGGTTATTGACAGCCTCCCAACTCTGTCCTTCGAGGAGGGATACACCCAGCTCTTTGGCGACGGCAACCTCATGCTCCTACGGGACGGGAAGCGAGTCCACCTCTCCCTTGACGAGAGAACAG GTGCTGGATTCGCCTCTCAAGACCTCTACCTCCATGGCTTCTTCAGCGCTTCCATTAAGCTCCCTTCCGATTACACCGCTGGCGTCGTCGTCGCCTTCTAC ATGTCAAACGGCGATGCGTTTGAGAAGACCCATGATGAGTTGGACTTTGAGTTCCTGGGGAATGTAAGAGGCAGAGAGTGGAGGGTTCAGACCAATGTCTATGGAAATGGGAGCACTGCTGTTGGAAGGGAGGAGAGATGTGACCTCTGGTTCGACCCAACCGAAGATTTCCATCACTACTCCATCCTTTGGAACCATGACAGAATCAT ATTCTACGTTGATGGCACTCCAATTAGAGAGATTGTGAGGACGGAGGCCGCGGGAGGGGTCTTCCCGGCCAAGCCGATGTCACTGTACGCCACCATATGGGACGGCTCCAACTGGGCCACCTCCGGCGGCCGCTACAAGGTCAAATACAAATACGCCCCTTATGTCGCCGAATTTTCGGAGCTCGTCCTCCATGGCTGTGCTGTCGATCCCATCGATCATTCTTCGCCTTGTGAGAGGCCGGAGAACGCTCGATACGATACACTGACGATGTCGTCGGATCAACGAGCACGGATGACGAGCTTCAGAAGGAACCACATGCAGTACTTGTATTGCTACGATCGTGATCGATACCCAACACCTCCGCCGGAATGCAGCATCGACGAGAGCAGCAAGGAAAGGCAATCTTACGGGCTGGACGGCGTCAGGTTGGGGGATCGCCGGCGGCGCCACAGGAGAAACCAAGGAGAACGTGGTCGAGTGGTCGAGGCGGATGCTTTCGTGTGA